GAATGCCTAAGCGATACGACGACCCGCGGCGTGAACTCGACTTCTGTGGCGTCTACCATTTGGCGACCGATGGCACCCTGACCCTGATCTCCAAGGAACTCGCTCGTCCCAACGGAATCGGACTTTCTCCCGACGAAAAAACGTTGTACGTGGCTCAGTCGGACCCCAAACAGGCAATCTGGGCTCGCTTTGCTTTGAATGACGATGGTACCGCTGGGGCAATGTCGATCCTTTATGATGCAACCGATCAGGTAGGCAAATTGCCCGGTTTGCCCGATGGATTGGCCGTCGATCCGCAAGGCAACCTGTGGGCCTCGGGCCCCGGCGGGATCTACGTTTTTGAACCCTCGGGAAAACTGATCGGCCGTTTGCTGACGGGCCAACGAACCAGCAACTGCACCCTCGGCGGCCCCGATGGCAAGGACCTATTTATCACCGCCGATTCGTACCTCTGTCGCGTTCGACTGCGATAGCCTCGACTGACTCTGGAACCGATGACCGATACCAACGCAAGCTCCGACCGATTGAAACCATATGTGATCGCGGCCGAATCGCAACCTCAACTGGTTGCGAACCTGAGAGCGTTGGCTGGTGGGGAATCGGCAACTTCAGATCCGCATGCGCCCGAACGGTTGGTGATCGTCGCCGACGGCGAGGAAGCGCTGCGTTTGTTAGCGACTCGCGCCGCCGATCGCTTGGAGCGCCGACCCGACAAACCGATCCATGATGTCGGCGGGATCTATTATTATCCCGAACCGCTGGGCCTGTCCGGTGGCATCGCGTGGCTCTTCCCCGGCGAAGGGGCTCAGTACCTGGGAATGCTGCAGGGGCTCGATTCCCAGTGGCCCGAAGTCGAATCGGTGCTCCAACAGTGCGACGGTTTTGCCCGTCAGATTGGCCCGCCGTTCCAGAGCCTGCGTTACTTTATCGATGGTTGGTTGCAGGACGATCGCGATCGAGGCGAACAGTTGTTGCGTCGGTTAGACAATGCGATGTTGAGCGTCTTGAGCGCGGGCTGGTGCTTGAGCGAAGTTGCCAAGATGTTGGGCGTGCCGATGCAAGCCGCCGCCGGTCACAGCGCCGGCGAATTGGCGGCACTGATGACCGCCGGGTCGATGGAGCTGACGACGGAACTGCCGATGTTCGCCAATGTGATGAACCAGATGGAGGTTCAGTCGGGGGGCGGCGACGCGGAACTGCTGGCCGTTGCCGCTGCCGCCGACAAGGTGCAACCTGTCGTCTTCCAAGCGTTGGCGACAGCGGGGATGAGCGACCAGGCGATGGTGGCGATGGACAATTGCCCGCATCAATCGATCGTCGTTGGCCGACGCGAAGCGACGCGGCGCGTTCGTGAGGCGATCGAAAAAGCGGGCTGGATCGTCGAGGCGCTTTCGCTGCAGCAGCCCTACCACACGCCGATGTTCGCACCGCTGATGGACCCGCTGCGTGCCGCCTTCGATCGCGTCGGTTTCCGATCGCCCGATGTGCCGTTGTATTCGTGTGCCACCGGCGAACGTTTCCCCGACGACAGCGACCAGATCCGCCAGCTCTCGTTGGCTCATTGGCACAACCCGGTCCGATTCCAATCGCTGATCCAACAGATGTACGCCGACGGCGTGCGGCTGTTCCTGGAAGTTGGCCCGCGGGGGAATATCAGTTCCTTTGTCGCCGATATCTTGCGAGGCCAGCCGCATGCGGCGATTCCGATGGACACGCCCCGTTTGTCGACCGCCGATCAGATCGTCCACGCCGCGGCTCAACTGGCTGCGCATCACGTTCCGATCCAGTTGGAGGCGTTGGATCTGCAGTTCCGGCAGGCTCAAGGGAATTCTTTTGTTCCGCCGTCGCCGCGCGAAGCGGTTGCCGCAGCGATCGCTCCCGGAAGCGACTCGGTAATGTCGTCGCATCTGGAAACGATGCAGCAGTTGCTGGCGGAACAGAGCGATGTGATGCAGCAGTTTCTCGTTGCCAAGAACGCGGGGCGGACGATCGGTTCTCGCAGCGGACGACGTGCGACGGCCGGAAATCGATCGCGACGTCGCCTGGCCGCCGCGGCGGCGCTGCCCACCGATGACATTCTGGCGAATGAAAGCCTATGGTCGGGCGAGGAGCATGCGTTTGAGGAAGCGGCGAGCGGCGGCGGAGGCGGATTGCCCCGTCCCGAATTGCCGCTGTTGGGCGAAGTCAGCGAGTTTGAACCGGGGATGCATCTGGTCATGCATCGGTTGCTCGATCCAGCGATCGAACATTACGCGACGCATCACACCGTCGGCGGCCGCGAGGTGAGCGCGATCCGGCCCGAGCAATGTGGGCTGCCGGTGATGCCGATGACGTTCACGCTGGAGATGATGATGGAGGCGGCGCTGCAGCTGGCTCCCGAACGGGTCGTCTGTTCGATCAGCCGAGTCCAGTTGTCGCGATGGTTGGCGTTTTACGAGCGCGATCCGATCACGATCCGGATCGAAGCGACCTTGATGCCAGCGGACGACGACGCGACGACGCGTGTGCTGGTCCGCGTGATGGACACCGGGAATCGGGAAGAGCCGTTTGGCGACAAGCCGAAGCTGGCGGCGGTTGGCACGGTGACACTGGCGGCTGCGTATCCAGAAGCTCCGCTCGCCCAGCCGTTGGAACTTACCGACGCTCAGCAGTGCGAGACGACGCTGAAGACGATGTATAACAATTTGTTTCATGGCGAATTGTTCCAAGGTGTCCGCAGCCTGGCGAAGATCGGCAAACAAGGAATCGAATCGACGATCGAAGTCCTGCCGCGGGATGAGCTGTTCCGCGATGATCGACCGGTCGAATTCCTTGGCGATCCGGTCCTGTTGGATGTCGCGATGCATCCCAACGCGGCCTGGCATCTGGAACAGCCCGACCAGACGGGGCGGATCATGTTGCCGTTTGAGGTGAAGAGCGTCGAGTTCTTCGGACCGCGGCCCGCAGTGGGAACGCGGTTTGAATGCCACGGGAGTTTGGACGAGCAATCGCCGCGGCACTTCACTCATTCGGTCGTTTCGATCGACGGCGAGGGACGCGTTTGGAATCGCATCAACGGCGTTCGACTGTGGCGTTTCTATCTGCCGTTTCACGAAGTCAATTTCCACGGCCCCAAGAACGTCTACCATTTGTCGGAAGAGTTTGCGACGCAGGCTTCGGCGGCGGACGATGCGATCGCCACGGCGCGGTTCGCTTGGTTGGACGACCTGTCGCAACCGACGCTGTTGCGAGCGGCAGCCGAAGTGTTGTTGAGCGAACAGGAATACGAAGACTTCATCGACGCGCAAATCCCTCACGCCGAAAAGGTTCGCTGGGTCTTTGGCCGCGTCGTCGCCAAAGATGCCGTTCGTCGGTTGTGGCATCAACAGCACGGTCAGCGGCTATACATGTCCGATATCGACACGCGGCACGATGGCAACGGCCGACCCTATGCGTTGCCAAGGCGAGCTCAACATCCAAGCGCAGGTGATGTACCAGCGGCCGACGCGGTGATGCCGAACATCTCGGTAGCTCATTGCAACAAACTCAGCTACGCGCTTGCATCGACAGCCCGCCGCGTTGGCGTTGCGGTCCATCCGATCGCCGAGGTCGAAGAGGCTCACGTTGCAGAGGCGTTGCTGCCTGAAGAGGTCTCGCTGTTGTCGGCGTGCGAAAACCGTGAGCGCTGCTTCGCTGCGATCCTCGCGACGAAGAAGGCAGTCGCCAAGGCGACCGGCCTGGGGCTGTTGGGTGACTGGAAAAACGTCCGCGTCATCGCCTGCGACGGCGAGGGACAAGCGACAGCCGAAATCGCCGGCAACTTGCTGGCCCAGTTGCCAGCGATGGCCGGCCATCGCTGGACCGCGGAACTGAGTCACGACGTGGATGGCAAAGGGGACGGCAAGATCCTCGCCGCCGTCATCGACGCAACGGTTTAGCAGCGGTTTGCTTCGCCCGCCCGGCGAAGCTCAGAGGGTCGGCAAACGAGCCTTCAGCGAGATTGCCGGGGAGCGGCATCGATACTGGATCGATGACTGCATACTCCCCTCCCCGAACTTCGCTCCGTTCGTTCGACCCTCCCCTGTAAACTTCGTTGGGGGAGGGTGAAGTTTCTTCGCGACAGCCATAGCATCCGGCGTTAGTCCTCCGGTCGTTCTCCCGCTTCGGCCATCTTGACCAAACGCGGATCGAAGCGGGCGACGGTTTCGACCAGATCGTGCTGCGATGCCATCACTTGGTCGATGTCTTTGTAGGCCATCGGGACTTCATCCAGCCCAGCCGACATCAACGTCACCCCACGATCGTCCAGGAACTTCTTCACCTCTTTCCATCGGAACTGCTTCTTCGCCGCGGTGCGACTCATCCGCCGCCCCGCGCCGTGCGAAGCACTCAACAGCGACTCTTCGACTCCTTTTCCGCGGACGACGTATCCGGGAGTTCCCATCGAACCGGGGATGATTCCCAACACGCCTTGGCCCGCCGGAGTCGCTCCCTTGCGGTGGACGATCAGCTCCTCTCCGCCATGCGATTCTCGCCAGGCAAAGTTGTGATGGTTCTCGACATCCAACAAGACTTCGACTCCCAAGTGGCTTGCGATTTCACGATGGATGCAGGCGTGGTTGGCCGCTGCGTATTCCCCCATCAAATTCATCGCGTTCCAATATTCTTGGCCCTCCTGAGTATCCAATTTCAACCAGGCCAGGTTCTGCAGTTCGCGTGGCAGTTCCGGGTGCGTCGCTTTGGCCACACTGCTGTAGTGCGCGCAAACCGACGCTCCCGTTCCCCGCGACCCGCTGTGACTCAATAGCGCCAAGTACGTTCCGGCTGCCAATCCCAAATCGTCCACCGGCAGCGTCAAGACGCCAAACTCGACGAAGTGGTTTCCGCTGCCGCTGGTTCCCAACTGCTTCCACGCCTTGTCCTTGTTCTGGAACGTGATCGGCGAGACGCGCCAATCGGCATCCATCACCTCGTGTTGCCGCCGTTTGCGAAAACTCGCACCGATCCCGAACTGCGTTTCACGCTCGATCGCATTTCGCAATCGATCTTGATTGGTATCGAGCGTTTCGACAGGCATGTCCAAAACTGTCATCTTCATCCGGCATGCGATATCGACGCCGACAGCGTAAGGAATCACGCAGTCCTTCGTCGCCAGCACGCCACCGATCGGCAGGCCGTAACCCAAGTGCGCGTCGGGCATCAACGCACCCGATACGGTCACCGGCAGCTTGCAAGCGTCGACCATCTGCGACACCGCACCAGCTTCCAGCCCGTCACCCCACTGACGCCAGGGAGCGGGTTCGTCGCGACCGATGTAACGGTCTTGAGCTGAGAAGACGGTCTGCAAAGCATCGGCCAACGATCCCCACAGAGGATCGTCGACCGCCGACGAAGGGTCTTCGACAATCGCCGCGATGGCGGTTCGTAGTTCAGGTCGCTTCAAGCCCTTGGCCGACGCGTTGCGGACCGCTTCGACAGCCGCTTGCATCGCGATCCCTTTTGGAATTCCCAAGTTGTTCAGTTCACGCGTCTTCATCATGCTTCTCCCACATCCCTCATCCCATCGATCAACCGATTCGAATCAACACGGATTCATCATCTTGTGGCTGAACGTCGATCTCCAAATCCAAAAACATCTTGATCGTTTCGATGTTCGTTAACGTATGCTGCGTCGTCTGCTGGCATCGGAACTGTCCGCCGTCAGCCATCGCCAGCGGCAATAACAATTGATCGGCCAGATGGCTTCCGACCGGCGCTGTTCCATTCAAATACTTCTTCAGTTCACCGGCGGCACGCTTCGCCACGCGTTCGGCAGAGACCTTCACGTCGCCAAATCCGGTTACCACTTCGGTCACGTTTTCATAGCTGACACTCAACAACAACGCGTTGCCGGGGCCCGGCGACGTCGTCACTTGTTCGACTTTTAAGGTGCTCTTTGGCCAACCGAGCGTCCGCGCGGCGGTCTCCAGTTCGCGTGCCGCGATCTTCGCCGGCAAACGGGACACGATCGCCAACGCCTCGCGATTCAACAGCTTTCCCCGTTGGATCAGCTCGATCGGTTGCAGCTTTTCCGCTGGCGTAATCGCTGCGCTACAGCGACCACCACCCGCCGGATAAAAGCCCGGTCGATCGAGAGTCAACCGAACCTCGGGTCCGATCTCTTTCAACAGCGGCAAAAAGCTCAGCTCCAGGAATTCGAACGGCGGTGCAAACGGGTTGTGTGTTCCACCCTCCAACTCGACGCGCGACGGACCGTCGGCAATCATCAGGGCAGGCAAAATCGTTTGCAGCACCAACAGACAACTCCCCGCCGAACCGATCGCGAAGTGATAATCGCCCGCTTCGATCTTCGATGGCTCAAACGTGAGCGTCATCGATCCCAAACGATCGCCATCGACTTTTGCGCCACTGATCGCCCCGGCCGCTTTGACCGCGGTCAAGTGCTGCCGCAACAAACCGGGACGACTGCGCGCGGCCCGGATGTTCACAAACCGGACTGGTTGGCCAGTGACCATGGAAAGAGCCAAGGAGGTCCGCAGGATCTGCCCACCTCCTTCGCCTCGCGAACCATCGATTTCAATCATCACCCACACTCCATTTCACCAGAACCTTGCGTTCCGCTATCGTATCGGTAAGGGACAGTCCAACGTGGCGGAGGCTCGCGCTATTTGGGGGATTTGTTGGGAATCGATCGTTGAGTTCTCGTCCGCCCATGCGGTACGCAAATTGCTGGTTCCAGAACAGCAATGGAGTGGCGTTCGCAGGCCGGTGCCGGCGGCTGGATTCTCCCATCGGAATAAATGCTTGCATTGCGTGTCGCTCTCTGGGCAGGCCATTCCCAGATGGAACTGGCCTTTGGGTCGCAGATCGGAGTGTCGGTTTGATTGTCAGACGACAGCGATTTTGATAATCTGCGGCCAGTCTATGGAGAGACGTGATCGCGTCTTGCAAGATACAAACAGACAATGTTGTTCTTCTTTACTGAGGTGAAACGCGATGGATATTCGTCAGCCTGTCCAGCGAACTCTTGTTTTAGCCGTTCTATTTGCTGCGTTGGGGACGACGCAACATGCCGTTGGCGTCGAAGCGGTCTCGCGAGACTTTAATATCCAGCCGTTGGAACGCATCCCGGCGGGAACGGTGATCACGCCCGATGGGGCCAAGGGATGGTCGGACCTGTTGCTATTTGTCAATGGTTCGCTGGGCAAGGGGGACGTCGATGCTGCTTCCTCGACCGTGAAGCATTACGCCTCGCTCTTCAACATCGCCTACATGGCTAACGTCGCCAAAGATGCCGAGGGGAGATTCACCTTGGACAAAATTGGTGTCGGTTTTACGACCAAGATCGATGGCCAAGATGTTGTCATCACCAGCGACACGCACAAGTCGCTGGGAGCGGATTTGGGAATGATCGGCGGGGCCGTCTTTTCCGCCAACGAGCGGGCGCTGTCGGAGATCGTTCAGGTCGCTCGATATCGCGACGGAGCGATCTTCGATGCGCCGACGATCATGTTGCGAGACGGCAAACATAAAAAGGTAATCGTCCGCTTCTTCGTCTGGGTCTCGCCACAAGGATCCGTTGGGACTGTCTGTTGGGTCCTCGATGGGTACGGCGGTTCGCGATACGTGGTCCCGAATAAAGAGATCGTGTTGCTGCGACCTCAATTAGTGGAAAACCGCGTGATGCATGTCGATGGCGACCGGTTCACGCTAGGGATTCCATCGGAGGATGCGTTTGCCGTCGTCTCGCTGCCGCCGGGACGCGAGTACAAGATCGACGACGACCTCGCGACGTTGATCGCCAAGAAACGCTACGACGCGCAATCGTTCTTCGATACCGTGCAAAAGCTGTCGCAATCGCTGGCGGCAAATTAGCGATAGTTTAACCGCGTGGGCAACGCCCCGCGCTCGGTCGTTGTATGTGCGACCTGTGCGTGGACGCGCGGCCCGCTGGGCACGCGGTTAAACGATTTGAATGCTTTGTTTAACCGCGCGGGCATCGCCCCGCGCGTTGTCGTTGCATGTGCGACTTGGGCGTGGACGCGCGGCCCGTTGGGCACGCGGTTAAACGATTGGTGTGTTTTGTTTAACCGCAATACCGTTCAACGAACCGTAGTGGACGAGGTTACGAGTCCTTTTGCATCAGACCAAATCGCTGGGACTCGTAACCTCCTGTTGATTACCCACAAGTCGCAACCACGCCGACGGCGTGGCAGCTATTAGCCGGTGGTTGAGCGAACGCGATACCACCGGAATGACGCGAGACGCGAACGGCCGACCCCGAAGGTGGTCGCAGCGCAACTGCGCGGGATTCTGCGACCGCCTGCGCGGTCAGCGTGGTGAGTTCCGTCGAAACCGTAGGTGGCGCTGCGCTTACCTACGGCTAATTGCTTGATTCCCTTCGGGGAATTTCTGGGTAATCAACAGCTCGTAACCTCGTCCACTACATCCCGCCGCTAATTCTTGCGACGGTCCGAGGCTCCTTCGTTAAACGACTGGAGTGCTTTGTTTAACCGCGTGGGCATCGCCCCGCGCTTTGTCGTTGCATGGGCGACTTGGGAGTGTGGACGCGCGGCCCGCTGGGCACGCGGTTAAACGATTGGGGCGGCTGACGGTTGGGCTTCAGCGTTTGGACCGCTTGCGGGGATCAGACCTCGGCGACTTCCCAGCCTTTGCGGTATTCGCTTTTCAGGAACGGTTGGACGGCGTCGTTGCCCGATGCTGTCAGCGAGGGCCCGTCCCAGTCGAAGCTGCCGCCGGCGCGGTAGGCTGCGTTGCCCAATAGGACTGTCTCGGCCAAGGGGCCGGAGTAGCGGAAGTCGCAGGTCGCCGGTTCGCCACCCTTGCAGGCGGTGATCCATTCTTTGTAGAAGCCCGGCGACTTGGGGATCGTCGGCTGGGGAGCTTTGAAGTCGGCGAACTTCTCTTCGGGCAACAGCCGTAGCTTATTAAAGCCGGTCAACAGCATCCCTTTGCTGCCGATAAACAGCGTGTTCATCCCTTTGCCATCGATGCCCAGTTCCTTCAGTTTCGCGGGGCCTGCACTGGCGTGATCCCAGTGCAGATCGACGCCTTGTTCGGCGAAGTGCATCTTGGTCGCCATCTGCTTGGGCGTTCGTTGGTCATCGACTTCCGGGCCCGATCCTTCGACGCGCGATGGATATTTCAGTCCCAGCGCCCAGAAGGGGATGTCCAGAATGTGGCAGCCCCAGTTGCCGGTCTCGCCGGTGCCGAAGTCCCACCAGAAACGCCAGCCGTAGGGACAGTAAGTCGAATCATAGGGGCGAGGCATCGCCGGTCCCAACCACAGGTCCCAATCGACCGTCTCGGGAACCTTGGGGAATGTTTTCGGGATCGATGGCATCCCACGAGACCCGCCGACCCAGCTGTAAACTTCGCTGACGTCGCCGATCGCGCCGGCTTGGATCAGTTCGACCGAACGGTGCATGTTGGCCAAAGCGTGCCGTTGGCAACCCAACTGTGTCGCGACGTCCTGCTTGACCGCCATCTTCGTCATCTGGCGAACTTCCCAGACCGAGTGGGCCATCGGTTTTTCGCAGTACAGATGTTTGCCTCGTTCCATCGCCGCCATCGACGGATGGAAGTGCGTGTGGTCGGGCGTGCTGACGACAACCGCATCGATCTGCTTCTCGAGTTTGTCGAACATCTTGCGGTAGTCGGCGAACTTTTCAGCTTGGTTGTGCTGCTCAAAGACCTTGCCCGCCCGCTGCTGATCGACATCGCACAACGCCACCAAATTCTGGCTCTTCACTCCGTTAACATTCGCCGCTCCGCGACCACCGATGCCGATGCAGGCGATGTTCAATTGTTCGTTCGCCGAAGTCGACTCCGCTGCCGAAACTTCCGGCGCGATCAGGTAGCCGCCAAAGGCGACGGAGGTTTTCAGCGCGGTGCGGCGTGTGGGGCGAGCAGCTTGCATGGCGGGTTCCGTATCGTGAGCGGTGGTGGAGGGAAGATTTACGCAGCATTTGAAGGCGTATTGTAACACGCCTGCCGCGTCGGTTCAGCGTCGAATCGGCCGGCTGACAGAGCAAAGCCGCAGTCGTGTCAGGGCAGATTACCGGCGTGCCCGGAATGAAAGGATCTATGGTTTCATTGCGTCAAAACGAAAAAAGCTCCGACGAATCGGAGCTCTCTGAAAGCTGTTTGCTGCGTTGGCGACAGGTTTATCGCAACGGAAGCTCTAGCGTCCGCTAACCCAGCCGCTGTCGCGGTAGCCGCCGTTGCCTTGCGGTGCAGGGCGAG
Above is a genomic segment from Rosistilla ulvae containing:
- a CDS encoding acyltransferase domain-containing protein, which codes for MTDTNASSDRLKPYVIAAESQPQLVANLRALAGGESATSDPHAPERLVIVADGEEALRLLATRAADRLERRPDKPIHDVGGIYYYPEPLGLSGGIAWLFPGEGAQYLGMLQGLDSQWPEVESVLQQCDGFARQIGPPFQSLRYFIDGWLQDDRDRGEQLLRRLDNAMLSVLSAGWCLSEVAKMLGVPMQAAAGHSAGELAALMTAGSMELTTELPMFANVMNQMEVQSGGGDAELLAVAAAADKVQPVVFQALATAGMSDQAMVAMDNCPHQSIVVGRREATRRVREAIEKAGWIVEALSLQQPYHTPMFAPLMDPLRAAFDRVGFRSPDVPLYSCATGERFPDDSDQIRQLSLAHWHNPVRFQSLIQQMYADGVRLFLEVGPRGNISSFVADILRGQPHAAIPMDTPRLSTADQIVHAAAQLAAHHVPIQLEALDLQFRQAQGNSFVPPSPREAVAAAIAPGSDSVMSSHLETMQQLLAEQSDVMQQFLVAKNAGRTIGSRSGRRATAGNRSRRRLAAAAALPTDDILANESLWSGEEHAFEEAASGGGGGLPRPELPLLGEVSEFEPGMHLVMHRLLDPAIEHYATHHTVGGREVSAIRPEQCGLPVMPMTFTLEMMMEAALQLAPERVVCSISRVQLSRWLAFYERDPITIRIEATLMPADDDATTRVLVRVMDTGNREEPFGDKPKLAAVGTVTLAAAYPEAPLAQPLELTDAQQCETTLKTMYNNLFHGELFQGVRSLAKIGKQGIESTIEVLPRDELFRDDRPVEFLGDPVLLDVAMHPNAAWHLEQPDQTGRIMLPFEVKSVEFFGPRPAVGTRFECHGSLDEQSPRHFTHSVVSIDGEGRVWNRINGVRLWRFYLPFHEVNFHGPKNVYHLSEEFATQASAADDAIATARFAWLDDLSQPTLLRAAAEVLLSEQEYEDFIDAQIPHAEKVRWVFGRVVAKDAVRRLWHQQHGQRLYMSDIDTRHDGNGRPYALPRRAQHPSAGDVPAADAVMPNISVAHCNKLSYALASTARRVGVAVHPIAEVEEAHVAEALLPEEVSLLSACENRERCFAAILATKKAVAKATGLGLLGDWKNVRVIACDGEGQATAEIAGNLLAQLPAMAGHRWTAELSHDVDGKGDGKILAAVIDATV
- a CDS encoding RtcB family protein, producing the protein MMKTRELNNLGIPKGIAMQAAVEAVRNASAKGLKRPELRTAIAAIVEDPSSAVDDPLWGSLADALQTVFSAQDRYIGRDEPAPWRQWGDGLEAGAVSQMVDACKLPVTVSGALMPDAHLGYGLPIGGVLATKDCVIPYAVGVDIACRMKMTVLDMPVETLDTNQDRLRNAIERETQFGIGASFRKRRQHEVMDADWRVSPITFQNKDKAWKQLGTSGSGNHFVEFGVLTLPVDDLGLAAGTYLALLSHSGSRGTGASVCAHYSSVAKATHPELPRELQNLAWLKLDTQEGQEYWNAMNLMGEYAAANHACIHREIASHLGVEVLLDVENHHNFAWRESHGGEELIVHRKGATPAGQGVLGIIPGSMGTPGYVVRGKGVEESLLSASHGAGRRMSRTAAKKQFRWKEVKKFLDDRGVTLMSAGLDEVPMAYKDIDQVMASQHDLVETVARFDPRLVKMAEAGERPED
- the rtcA gene encoding RNA 3'-terminal phosphate cyclase, with amino-acid sequence MIEIDGSRGEGGGQILRTSLALSMVTGQPVRFVNIRAARSRPGLLRQHLTAVKAAGAISGAKVDGDRLGSMTLTFEPSKIEAGDYHFAIGSAGSCLLVLQTILPALMIADGPSRVELEGGTHNPFAPPFEFLELSFLPLLKEIGPEVRLTLDRPGFYPAGGGRCSAAITPAEKLQPIELIQRGKLLNREALAIVSRLPAKIAARELETAARTLGWPKSTLKVEQVTTSPGPGNALLLSVSYENVTEVVTGFGDVKVSAERVAKRAAGELKKYLNGTAPVGSHLADQLLLPLAMADGGQFRCQQTTQHTLTNIETIKMFLDLEIDVQPQDDESVLIRIG
- a CDS encoding pyruvate kinase, with product MDIRQPVQRTLVLAVLFAALGTTQHAVGVEAVSRDFNIQPLERIPAGTVITPDGAKGWSDLLLFVNGSLGKGDVDAASSTVKHYASLFNIAYMANVAKDAEGRFTLDKIGVGFTTKIDGQDVVITSDTHKSLGADLGMIGGAVFSANERALSEIVQVARYRDGAIFDAPTIMLRDGKHKKVIVRFFVWVSPQGSVGTVCWVLDGYGGSRYVVPNKEIVLLRPQLVENRVMHVDGDRFTLGIPSEDAFAVVSLPPGREYKIDDDLATLIAKKRYDAQSFFDTVQKLSQSLAAN
- a CDS encoding Gfo/Idh/MocA family protein, which encodes MQAARPTRRTALKTSVAFGGYLIAPEVSAAESTSANEQLNIACIGIGGRGAANVNGVKSQNLVALCDVDQQRAGKVFEQHNQAEKFADYRKMFDKLEKQIDAVVVSTPDHTHFHPSMAAMERGKHLYCEKPMAHSVWEVRQMTKMAVKQDVATQLGCQRHALANMHRSVELIQAGAIGDVSEVYSWVGGSRGMPSIPKTFPKVPETVDWDLWLGPAMPRPYDSTYCPYGWRFWWDFGTGETGNWGCHILDIPFWALGLKYPSRVEGSGPEVDDQRTPKQMATKMHFAEQGVDLHWDHASAGPAKLKELGIDGKGMNTLFIGSKGMLLTGFNKLRLLPEEKFADFKAPQPTIPKSPGFYKEWITACKGGEPATCDFRYSGPLAETVLLGNAAYRAGGSFDWDGPSLTASGNDAVQPFLKSEYRKGWEVAEV